A genomic region of Caulobacter vibrioides contains the following coding sequences:
- a CDS encoding DUF2840 domain-containing protein — MSDAASNASTVELIWLKDRLQRWVRFGRPADEIVHDRRRRAVAFAPGAVFALIHWEAGDYGTTLSRLWVLRAVEPGEPFDRVPFVTPGAKVLLDLKTWTKVRAGLEVIDAIEALGINPERVCPDHWRHVGGRIAVAEPPSPYTRARHRAWLSRKRLGLIDEDAA; from the coding sequence ATGTCCGATGCCGCCTCTAACGCCAGTACCGTTGAGCTGATCTGGCTCAAGGACCGCCTCCAACGCTGGGTCCGCTTCGGCCGGCCTGCTGATGAGATCGTCCACGATCGCCGCCGCCGCGCCGTTGCCTTCGCCCCCGGCGCCGTCTTCGCCCTGATCCATTGGGAGGCTGGCGACTATGGCACCACGCTCTCGCGCCTCTGGGTTCTCCGTGCGGTCGAACCGGGCGAGCCCTTCGACCGCGTCCCGTTCGTGACCCCTGGGGCCAAAGTCCTCCTCGACCTGAAGACCTGGACGAAGGTCCGCGCTGGCCTGGAAGTCATCGACGCCATCGAGGCGCTGGGGATCAATCCAGAGCGCGTCTGTCCCGACCACTGGCGCCATGTCGGCGGGCGGATTGCTGTCGCCGAACCGCCATCGCCCTATACCCGCGCCCGCCATCGCGCCTGGCTGTCGCGCAAGCGCTTGGGCTTGATCGACGAGGACGCGGCATGA
- a CDS encoding ribbon-helix-helix protein, CopG family codes for MKVETKVYLPADLAKALDQLSIRTRRPKSEIVRAALASFMSPDGAERTEAALLRRLDRMNKHMERLEREAQVGNEALAIFIRTWLGATPVVSAADEPATRALGQKRYGNFIQALNRRLSSGASLADQAFEPGGLGLDGEEPASR; via the coding sequence ATGAAGGTCGAGACCAAGGTCTATCTGCCGGCCGATCTCGCCAAGGCACTCGACCAACTGTCGATCCGCACCCGCCGGCCCAAGTCCGAGATTGTCCGCGCGGCCCTGGCCTCGTTCATGTCGCCGGACGGAGCCGAGCGCACGGAAGCGGCGTTGCTACGCCGCCTGGACCGGATGAACAAACACATGGAGCGTCTGGAGCGCGAAGCCCAGGTCGGCAACGAGGCGCTGGCGATCTTTATCCGCACCTGGCTTGGCGCGACGCCGGTCGTCTCGGCCGCCGACGAACCGGCGACGCGGGCGCTAGGCCAGAAGCGTTATGGCAACTTCATCCAAGCCTTGAACCGCCGCCTCAGCAGCGGCGCCTCACTCGCCGATCAGGCGTTCGAGCCGGGCGGCCTTGGCCTTGATGGCGAGGAGCCCGCCAGTCGCTAG
- a CDS encoding DUF3363 domain-containing protein, which translates to MDDHLLDFEIRPGRIRSDGRQAVGRGQRLSRLVAKPARTLSRSGGHGPARRSGSPGKCSRFGRGQDAANAMKFRGGGAGYRRVVIKTRMAALKLGSQAAGAHLRYLVRDGVTRDGDPAKLYDRDGEGVDGAAFTARGAGDRRQFRFIVAPEDGADLSDMRAFTRDLMGQMERDLGTKLDWVAVDHFNTGHPHSHVVVRGKDAFGKDLIIAQDYLTHGLRHRAQELATLELGLQTEQEVARKREAEITAERFTDIDRGLVADMTATRTIDMRPAAGQVRADHDVTLRQGRLRTLERMDLAEQVSPGVWRLSENLESTLRGLGERGDIIRAMSRAVSRRGREANPEAFVIDAAGEPSTPKTGRVIDKRLSDELGDRVGLVVDGIDGRVRHVEVDGDTAADIRIGAIVETGAMPASRPADRTIASLAEDGVYRPSDHRQRLLSGEMKLPPGANADDLVEAHVRRLEALRRAGVVERWSDDTWSIPKDFMARAEAFEQGRRSQVRLLSAFDLDSQLRSDGATWLDRRLVGGQARDAAPQGFGAEVERALDRRRETLVRQGHATRGANGGWRAKPDLLAKLERQEISRRGEAMAKDKGLPFRMPEPGEAVRGKLVDSVQMASGKFAVIEGHMDFALVPWRPVMERFRGQEIAGTVEMGGNISWQLGRGRGLGI; encoded by the coding sequence ATGGACGACCACCTCTTGGATTTCGAGATCCGGCCGGGCCGCATCCGCAGCGATGGACGGCAGGCGGTAGGTCGCGGACAGCGGCTCTCGCGCCTTGTCGCCAAGCCGGCGCGGACGCTCTCGCGATCGGGCGGGCATGGCCCGGCCAGACGTTCAGGCTCGCCCGGCAAGTGTTCGCGGTTCGGCCGAGGCCAGGACGCCGCCAATGCGATGAAGTTTCGCGGCGGCGGCGCCGGCTATCGCCGCGTCGTGATCAAGACCCGGATGGCGGCGCTAAAACTCGGGAGCCAGGCGGCCGGCGCACATCTGCGCTACCTCGTGCGCGATGGGGTCACCCGCGATGGCGACCCGGCCAAACTCTACGACCGTGACGGCGAAGGCGTTGACGGCGCGGCCTTCACCGCGCGCGGCGCCGGCGACCGTCGCCAGTTTCGGTTCATCGTCGCGCCCGAGGACGGCGCGGACCTTTCCGACATGCGCGCCTTTACCCGCGACCTCATGGGGCAGATGGAGCGCGACCTCGGGACGAAGCTCGATTGGGTGGCGGTCGATCACTTCAACACCGGCCACCCGCACAGCCACGTCGTGGTCCGGGGCAAGGACGCGTTCGGCAAAGACCTAATCATTGCCCAGGACTACCTGACCCATGGTCTTCGCCATCGCGCCCAAGAACTGGCGACCTTGGAGCTTGGGCTACAGACCGAGCAGGAGGTCGCCCGCAAGCGCGAGGCCGAGATCACCGCCGAACGCTTCACCGACATCGACCGCGGTCTCGTCGCCGACATGACCGCGACGCGTACCATCGACATGCGCCCGGCCGCCGGTCAGGTCCGCGCCGATCATGACGTGACCTTGCGCCAAGGTCGGTTGAGAACCTTGGAACGCATGGACCTTGCCGAGCAGGTTTCCCCCGGCGTCTGGCGGCTCTCCGAGAATCTGGAGTCGACCTTGCGAGGCCTTGGCGAGCGCGGCGACATCATCCGCGCCATGAGCCGGGCGGTCAGCCGGCGCGGGCGCGAGGCCAATCCTGAGGCCTTCGTCATCGATGCGGCGGGCGAGCCCTCGACGCCCAAGACCGGGCGGGTGATCGATAAGCGACTGTCCGACGAGTTGGGCGATCGGGTCGGCTTGGTGGTCGATGGGATCGACGGCCGGGTCCGGCATGTCGAGGTTGATGGCGACACCGCCGCAGACATCAGGATCGGCGCCATCGTCGAGACCGGCGCCATGCCCGCCAGTCGCCCGGCGGACAGAACCATCGCCTCCCTCGCCGAGGATGGCGTCTATCGTCCCAGCGATCACCGGCAACGCCTGCTCAGCGGTGAGATGAAGCTTCCGCCCGGCGCCAACGCCGACGATCTCGTCGAAGCCCACGTCCGCCGACTGGAAGCGCTACGCCGGGCCGGCGTGGTCGAGCGCTGGAGCGACGACACTTGGAGCATCCCCAAGGACTTCATGGCCCGCGCCGAGGCCTTCGAACAGGGCCGGCGTTCGCAAGTGCGGTTGTTGTCGGCTTTCGACTTGGACAGCCAGCTCCGCAGCGACGGCGCAACCTGGCTCGATCGCCGGCTTGTCGGCGGCCAAGCGCGTGACGCCGCCCCGCAGGGCTTTGGCGCCGAGGTCGAGCGCGCCCTTGATCGACGGCGCGAGACGCTGGTTCGGCAAGGCCACGCCACGCGCGGCGCCAATGGCGGTTGGCGCGCTAAACCGGATTTGCTCGCCAAGCTGGAGCGCCAGGAGATCAGCCGTCGCGGCGAAGCCATGGCCAAGGACAAAGGACTGCCGTTCCGAATGCCCGAGCCGGGCGAGGCCGTGCGCGGGAAGCTGGTCGACAGCGTGCAGATGGCGTCAGGTAAGTTCGCGGTGATCGAGGGCCATATGGATTTCGCGCTCGTACCGTGGCGGCCGGTGATGGAGCGTTTTCGGGGCCAGGAGATCGCCGGCACGGTCGAGATGGGTGGGAACATCTCTTGGCAGCTCGGGCGCGGCCGAGGCCTTGGCATCTAG
- a CDS encoding ATP-binding protein: protein MRGGVADKLGNDYEAHWTLVEALRVLRGEAAEIRLEPFNEDAKGFEFRLTSASGDAWHQCKRKLVSGNWTIGALNQEGILSNFARKFAEPSTTCVFVSADPAPGLRSLVDKAGTVQSPADFEDALSEGDRTTIKALREVWNVTPDMELDWLKRLRLETVSVLSLRRELDAVCGLLFSASTDDAILALLDFLEGAITKTVTTSAFRAAIDGLGIGWKAGFDETIEGKVNDATRRYLASLPAKIGGRDIETPESMEAVSAVLDGGKKFVVLAGTAGGGKSATITRIIDAAEAKGWPVLAFRLDRFLNIQSMRDLGSAVLERDESPVGAFGNRFHQRDALIVIDQVDAISDASGRSGLIRDILFQLIAQSDLFPKVRVVLACRSFDLENDSRLKSIASSVRTTSVTLKPFDWDRDVLPVLESAGAARPSFTEGEKRNLSIPINLQLFMAIAASGVPYSGEVTGAKLFDQLLEIRAKEFRATGISWTPAMGMGLIAQSMSANQELTAPESVLSQLPGAVAALSSAGLISAVGGKVQFAHESFFDHSFSHHFLASGQTVLSLLNSDEQRLFRRTQVRQIFARLRDQGANRLYQRNLAEVMNSDSVRYLVKDAIGIWLATVDEPTDQERSLVLNWFPTEHALSKISRTVFNGQRWLPSLLRGGLIAKWLEASDEDKALGLWLLKKSAVSHSSLVSQFLRSWWGGDVERTPELLDWFATLYPDDDIGELEALYGDVIAVAPPDRLNDENWTESVDIGTWVNKKAGLGARVLGMWLRRWMAAFPDRQPFGRHIGGNDNYWLQELSEKAPRALVEQIFPVFAEALCRDLAAFADGAPIQLHLLFRGQDDGYLSLLTKALEQVAREDAVYVETLLETLPVNSQVALYLKLKAITAGGQALAHLLPTLFDREDLMSLGESGGDWMPFAEAARVAMPFLLDEDRSRLEELVLSHRPEIDWGLEYMRRREEFAASGWGRDWKPHVIYQLSISGTKERAILRTIGPEYLSQRGQSRLAELDRKFPNAPLPEAHGIRGGWVQSPISPEVAEKMSDAQWLKAMKRYATNEGHVYRADSVIGGARQLASVLRGRAKIEPERFVNLLETMPSDLNDTYAEAIVSGLRDAETTPELAARAIRLVLTKDGDEFHRTICWLVQRYSEVAADQAILSFVIDVAQHGSASDDIVRSSRSEREPRTDMRALLHLENDWESSGINGDRGSAYEALAKILWNLPDTLDIIGSFVEQQSEVERLNSVRVCMLHVVNSIGKYDGPRAVTLMKKFIEIEPLLILGGNGQHFMNWALYAYPDQFIDLIASISAMDAVPLRAIGRVLESGLAISDEGREAAFLAKFSDDDLARQAGAFRASGNLTNGSVGDRAVRWIEPLFDDVSKAVRDEASHVNWERLLSKSADRAALLRSYVNSRAFEDHPDRAMRALSDQLDEYPELALEAVRRVLNLLGEGEVDRRRRLYMATYGVGRTLVRLYRAFESDPEREAEMLDLFDLYLARDVHDMRKEIEAYERF, encoded by the coding sequence ATGAGGGGTGGCGTCGCCGACAAGCTGGGGAATGACTACGAGGCCCATTGGACGCTCGTTGAAGCTCTGCGGGTCTTAAGGGGAGAAGCCGCAGAGATACGCCTTGAGCCGTTCAACGAAGATGCCAAGGGGTTTGAGTTCAGGCTGACGTCGGCGAGCGGTGACGCTTGGCACCAATGCAAACGGAAGCTGGTGAGCGGAAACTGGACAATCGGCGCCCTCAATCAGGAAGGCATCCTCTCGAACTTTGCCCGCAAGTTTGCAGAGCCAAGCACCACCTGTGTGTTCGTCTCCGCAGATCCTGCACCTGGCCTCAGGTCATTAGTCGATAAGGCAGGCACGGTTCAGTCGCCAGCAGACTTCGAAGATGCTTTGAGCGAGGGCGACCGGACAACGATTAAGGCGCTACGCGAAGTCTGGAATGTCACCCCTGACATGGAGCTCGATTGGCTTAAGCGGCTCCGCCTAGAAACCGTCTCGGTGCTCTCCCTACGTCGCGAACTCGATGCTGTTTGCGGCTTGCTGTTCAGCGCGTCCACTGATGATGCGATTTTAGCGCTTCTGGACTTTCTCGAAGGAGCCATCACTAAGACGGTGACGACATCGGCGTTTCGCGCAGCGATTGACGGCCTTGGAATTGGCTGGAAGGCCGGATTTGACGAAACGATCGAAGGCAAAGTCAACGATGCAACACGACGCTATCTAGCGTCGTTGCCCGCGAAAATCGGTGGCCGGGACATCGAGACGCCAGAGAGCATGGAGGCTGTCAGCGCCGTCCTCGATGGTGGCAAGAAGTTCGTCGTATTGGCGGGAACCGCCGGCGGCGGCAAAAGCGCGACGATTACTCGGATCATCGATGCCGCTGAGGCGAAGGGCTGGCCAGTCCTTGCGTTCCGCCTAGATCGCTTTCTCAACATCCAGTCGATGAGGGATTTGGGAAGCGCAGTGCTGGAGCGTGACGAAAGTCCCGTGGGCGCTTTTGGTAATCGATTCCATCAGCGCGACGCGTTGATAGTGATCGATCAGGTTGACGCGATCAGTGATGCGTCTGGTCGATCGGGACTGATCCGAGACATACTCTTTCAGCTCATCGCGCAGAGCGATTTGTTTCCGAAGGTGCGCGTCGTCCTTGCCTGTCGCTCGTTCGATTTGGAGAACGACAGCCGTCTAAAGTCGATTGCGAGTTCAGTTCGTACAACATCAGTCACGCTTAAGCCGTTCGATTGGGACCGTGATGTGTTGCCGGTGTTGGAGAGCGCAGGCGCTGCGCGACCTAGTTTCACCGAAGGAGAGAAGCGCAACCTCTCGATACCGATCAATTTACAGCTCTTCATGGCAATTGCGGCGTCTGGAGTTCCTTACTCTGGTGAGGTGACTGGCGCGAAGCTGTTTGATCAGCTCCTTGAGATCCGAGCGAAGGAGTTTAGGGCGACTGGGATCTCATGGACGCCTGCTATGGGTATGGGTTTGATCGCTCAATCCATGAGCGCCAATCAGGAATTGACCGCCCCGGAAAGTGTCTTGTCCCAACTGCCCGGCGCGGTCGCCGCGCTTAGTTCGGCTGGACTGATTTCAGCGGTGGGCGGGAAGGTTCAGTTCGCGCACGAGTCGTTCTTCGACCACAGCTTTTCACACCATTTCCTCGCATCGGGCCAAACCGTTCTCTCGCTTTTGAACAGCGACGAGCAACGGCTCTTTCGGCGGACCCAAGTGCGCCAGATATTCGCTCGCTTGCGCGATCAGGGGGCCAATCGCCTCTACCAGCGCAATCTTGCCGAGGTGATGAACTCGGACTCGGTTCGATATCTAGTCAAAGACGCGATCGGCATATGGCTGGCGACGGTTGATGAGCCAACCGACCAAGAGCGCTCGCTAGTCCTCAATTGGTTTCCGACGGAACACGCACTGTCGAAGATCAGCAGAACTGTCTTCAACGGTCAGCGCTGGCTCCCTTCGCTGCTACGCGGCGGCCTCATTGCAAAGTGGTTGGAGGCGAGTGACGAAGATAAGGCGCTCGGCCTTTGGCTTCTGAAAAAGAGCGCCGTATCGCACTCGTCGCTTGTCAGTCAATTTCTGCGTAGCTGGTGGGGAGGCGACGTTGAGCGAACGCCCGAACTTTTGGATTGGTTTGCCACCCTCTATCCAGACGACGATATCGGCGAGCTGGAGGCGCTGTATGGGGATGTGATCGCTGTAGCGCCGCCTGACCGTCTGAACGATGAGAATTGGACGGAGAGCGTCGACATCGGGACATGGGTTAACAAGAAGGCAGGGCTCGGCGCGCGCGTGCTCGGCATGTGGCTTCGTCGATGGATGGCGGCATTCCCCGATCGGCAGCCCTTTGGTCGGCATATCGGAGGCAACGACAATTATTGGCTTCAGGAGCTGAGCGAGAAGGCGCCACGCGCCTTGGTGGAGCAGATTTTTCCGGTCTTCGCTGAGGCCCTTTGTAGGGATTTGGCGGCGTTCGCTGACGGCGCGCCCATACAGCTTCATCTCCTCTTTCGCGGACAAGATGACGGCTACCTTTCGCTCCTGACAAAGGCTCTGGAGCAGGTCGCTCGCGAAGACGCCGTGTATGTTGAGACGCTGCTCGAAACATTGCCCGTCAACAGCCAAGTCGCACTTTATTTGAAGCTCAAGGCAATAACTGCTGGAGGGCAGGCGCTCGCTCACCTGTTACCGACCCTATTTGATCGCGAAGACCTTATGTCGCTGGGTGAGAGCGGCGGCGATTGGATGCCGTTTGCGGAAGCCGCGCGCGTGGCAATGCCATTCCTCTTGGATGAGGATAGGTCGCGGCTCGAAGAACTCGTTCTTTCGCACCGGCCCGAAATTGATTGGGGCTTGGAGTACATGCGCCGCCGCGAAGAGTTTGCGGCGTCCGGGTGGGGACGCGATTGGAAGCCTCATGTGATCTATCAACTCTCGATCAGTGGGACGAAAGAGCGCGCGATCTTACGAACGATCGGTCCGGAGTACCTCAGTCAACGTGGTCAATCTCGGCTGGCTGAACTCGATCGGAAATTTCCCAACGCGCCTTTGCCAGAAGCGCACGGCATCCGAGGCGGTTGGGTGCAATCACCGATCTCCCCCGAAGTCGCGGAGAAGATGTCAGACGCACAGTGGCTAAAGGCCATGAAGCGCTACGCGACCAACGAGGGACATGTCTATCGGGCCGACAGTGTCATAGGGGGCGCGCGGCAGTTGGCGAGCGTCCTTCGAGGACGAGCAAAGATTGAACCTGAGCGGTTCGTGAATTTGCTCGAAACGATGCCTTCTGACCTCAACGATACGTATGCTGAAGCAATTGTCAGCGGGCTGCGAGATGCGGAAACGACACCGGAGTTAGCTGCCCGCGCTATTCGGCTCGTGTTGACCAAAGACGGTGATGAGTTTCACCGCACGATCTGCTGGCTAGTGCAGAGGTACTCTGAGGTGGCTGCTGACCAGGCTATCCTCTCATTTGTGATTGATGTTGCGCAGCATGGGTCGGCTTCCGATGACATCGTGAGGTCAAGTCGATCAGAGCGTGAGCCTAGAACCGACATGCGCGCGCTGCTTCACCTAGAAAACGACTGGGAAAGCAGTGGAATCAACGGAGATCGAGGTTCGGCTTATGAAGCGCTCGCAAAAATTCTCTGGAATCTGCCGGATACCCTCGACATCATTGGCAGCTTTGTTGAGCAGCAGTCAGAAGTCGAGAGGCTGAACTCTGTGCGAGTCTGTATGCTGCATGTCGTAAACTCGATAGGGAAGTACGACGGGCCGAGAGCGGTCACACTGATGAAGAAGTTCATTGAGATCGAGCCGCTGCTAATTCTTGGGGGAAATGGGCAGCACTTTATGAACTGGGCGCTCTACGCCTACCCTGATCAATTCATCGATCTAATCGCCAGTATATCAGCTATGGATGCTGTTCCGCTAAGAGCCATTGGCCGCGTCCTTGAGTCTGGGCTGGCGATAAGTGACGAGGGGCGGGAAGCGGCTTTCTTGGCGAAGTTTTCCGATGATGATCTTGCGCGTCAGGCTGGAGCGTTTCGCGCTTCGGGCAATTTGACCAACGGAAGTGTGGGCGATCGCGCCGTCCGTTGGATTGAGCCGCTGTTCGACGATGTATCAAAGGCTGTGCGCGACGAGGCTTCCCATGTGAATTGGGAGCGCCTGCTCTCCAAGTCCGCAGATCGGGCGGCATTGCTCCGCTCGTATGTAAATTCCCGTGCGTTCGAGGATCATCCTGACAGGGCGATGCGCGCGCTTTCCGATCAGCTCGATGAGTATCCGGAACTGGCACTGGAGGCCGTGAGGCGCGTCTTGAACCTGTTGGGTGAGGGAGAGGTCGATAGGCGGCGGAGACTATATATGGCGACGTACGGAGTCGGACGGACGCTGGTCAGGTTATATCGCGCCTTCGAAAGCGACCCTGAACGCGAGGCCGAAATGCTCGATCTCTTCGACCTCTACCTCGCGCGAGACGTTCACGACATGCGCAAAGAGATTGAAGCTTATGAGCGCTTCTAG
- a CDS encoding DUF5808 domain-containing protein encodes MDGWYDGFGLYHGPNDSRFIVPKRIPMMGWTINVSHPFAPVFLVALGVLLGVAIVAQALA; translated from the coding sequence ATGGACGGTTGGTACGACGGCTTCGGGCTCTACCACGGCCCCAACGACTCCCGGTTTATCGTGCCGAAGCGCATCCCGATGATGGGGTGGACGATCAATGTCTCGCATCCCTTCGCGCCCGTGTTCTTGGTCGCGTTAGGCGTCCTGCTCGGCGTGGCGATAGTGGCGCAGGCGCTCGCTTAG
- a CDS encoding pseudouridine synthase, with translation MAWTRPYDEAEPQRVNKWLAQSGVCSRREAEQLISDGLVSIDGEVVEDVGRKILPGQTLTLADRATAKLDAVPTYLVHKPRGVVSSQPDPGQVPAARLLTRANLWGPAQGVAIPQSGDLIPPIGRLDKDSRGLLLLSQDGVVAKAVIGPQSELEKEYRVAVMGDLTEEKLELLRFGLELDGRELRPAEVEVISDQRLSFVLREGRNRQIRRMCELVDLKVVDLFRVRVGPLDLGDMPEGHWRLLTAAERAALVAG, from the coding sequence ATGGCTTGGACCCGCCCCTATGACGAGGCCGAGCCTCAGCGGGTCAACAAGTGGCTGGCCCAGAGCGGCGTGTGCTCGCGCCGCGAGGCCGAGCAGCTGATCAGCGACGGCCTCGTCTCGATCGACGGCGAGGTCGTGGAAGACGTCGGCCGCAAGATCCTGCCCGGCCAGACCCTGACCCTGGCCGATCGCGCCACCGCCAAGCTGGACGCCGTCCCGACCTATCTGGTTCACAAGCCGCGCGGCGTGGTCTCCTCGCAACCGGATCCGGGCCAGGTGCCCGCCGCGCGCCTGCTGACGCGGGCCAACCTCTGGGGTCCGGCCCAGGGCGTGGCGATCCCGCAGTCGGGCGACCTGATCCCGCCGATCGGGCGCCTGGACAAGGACTCGCGCGGGCTTCTGCTGCTGTCGCAGGACGGCGTGGTGGCCAAGGCCGTGATCGGCCCGCAGTCGGAGCTGGAAAAGGAATACCGCGTCGCGGTGATGGGCGACCTCACCGAGGAAAAACTCGAGCTCCTGCGCTTTGGCCTGGAGCTGGACGGCCGCGAACTGCGCCCCGCCGAGGTCGAGGTCATCTCCGACCAGCGCCTGAGCTTCGTCCTGCGCGAAGGCCGCAACCGCCAGATCCGCCGGATGTGCGAGCTGGTGGACCTCAAGGTCGTCGACCTGTTCCGCGTCCGCGTCGGCCCGCTGGACCTGGGCGACATGCCCGAAGGCCACTGGCGCTTACTGACGGCGGCCGAGCGCGCGGCGCTGGTGGCGGGTTAG
- the prfA gene encoding peptide chain release factor 1: MRLPQARLDQVLDRFREVEARMGAATDGAEIVKLSKEHAELRPVAEAVERLAKLSAERAELDVMASDPEMAEMVRDEIQALDEKLPVLERELALMLAPKDKDENASAILEVRAGTGGDEAALFAGDLFRMYQRYAQTQGWRVEVDSISEGEMGGFKEIVASITGDGVFGRLKFESGVHRVQRVPATEAQGRIHTSAATVAVLPEAEDVEIEIKESDLRIDTYRSSGAGGQHVNKTDSAVRITHLPTGVVVTSSEKSQHQNRARAMKNLKARLYDMQREALDSARSEARKSQVGSGDRSERIRTYNFPQGRVTDHRINLTLYNLSRIMEGDALDDVINPLIAEDQAERLASLEESFS; encoded by the coding sequence TTGCGACTGCCCCAGGCCCGCCTCGACCAGGTTCTCGACCGTTTCCGTGAAGTGGAGGCGCGCATGGGCGCGGCCACCGACGGCGCCGAGATCGTCAAGCTCTCCAAGGAGCACGCCGAGCTGCGCCCCGTGGCCGAGGCCGTCGAGCGGCTGGCCAAGCTGAGCGCCGAGCGCGCCGAGCTGGACGTCATGGCGTCCGATCCCGAGATGGCCGAGATGGTCCGCGACGAGATTCAGGCGCTGGACGAAAAGCTGCCCGTGCTGGAGCGGGAGCTGGCCCTGATGCTGGCGCCCAAGGACAAGGACGAGAACGCCTCGGCCATCCTGGAAGTGCGGGCCGGCACCGGCGGCGACGAGGCGGCCCTGTTCGCCGGCGACCTCTTCCGCATGTACCAGCGCTACGCCCAGACCCAGGGCTGGCGCGTCGAGGTCGACAGCATCTCGGAAGGCGAAATGGGCGGCTTCAAGGAAATCGTCGCCTCGATCACCGGCGACGGCGTGTTCGGCCGGCTGAAGTTCGAAAGCGGCGTGCACCGGGTGCAGCGCGTGCCGGCCACCGAAGCCCAAGGCCGCATCCACACCTCGGCCGCCACCGTCGCGGTGCTGCCCGAGGCCGAGGACGTCGAGATCGAGATCAAGGAAAGCGACCTGCGGATCGACACCTATCGCTCGTCGGGCGCGGGCGGTCAGCACGTCAACAAGACCGACTCGGCCGTGCGCATCACCCACTTGCCCACCGGCGTGGTGGTGACCAGCTCGGAAAAGAGCCAGCACCAGAACCGCGCCCGGGCCATGAAGAACCTTAAGGCCCGCCTCTACGACATGCAGCGCGAGGCGCTCGACAGCGCCCGCTCCGAGGCCCGCAAGAGCCAGGTCGGCAGCGGCGATCGTTCCGAGCGCATCCGCACCTACAACTTCCCGCAGGGCCGGGTGACCGACCACCGCATCAACCTGACGCTCTACAATCTGTCGCGGATCATGGAGGGCGACGCCCTGGACGACGTGATCAACCCGCTGATCGCCGAGGACCAGGCCGAGCGTCTGGCCAGCCTCGAAGAGAGCTTTAGCTGA